In the genome of Populus nigra chromosome 19, ddPopNigr1.1, whole genome shotgun sequence, the window TGaagatttttgagtttttatttgttttcaaagcaTATATTATAATTACGGGAGCTGCGAGTATTGCAGGGTAAAGGGGGTATGATCATGATGGGGAGGAACAGCTTGGATGTTTTTACTTATTACCGGGCCGAGGAAAACGTCAAAGGCTCTTGTTTTCTTCGAGAGGCATTTCTTTTGTCTGTACGTTATTGGcttttattgattaattcaGTTACCTTTTCTAGTCATCCAGTCAATGCAATTACTAGATTCGAAGTTTCAAATCTTGTCTTCACggtgattaataataataataataataataataataataaagagtgATAATTTCAATTTGCCTCAAGGTTCAGGAATAGTCTAGGTTTTCACCTTGTACTATTGGCTGAATCCATGTCATCCCTGATTTTTCAAACACAAATCAATttatcccttttgtttttttttattaaaaaataatataaatcaaatcttCAAATTTTATGAAACTTAAACTAAGGTTTAAGATTTGATAAAAgatatagtttatattaaaaaatgaaatctaaGATACAAAATGAAATATAAAGAGATGGATGGTAAAGGTATGCATCCATGGAAGTCATTATTGGAAactacttttctttctttccttttctttttctttttcaaaatatcaCTAATAAAATAGAGCGAGACTACAATTGTtcgttagaaaaaataaagaattgctAGAAATtcaatagtttaattttataagtttttttatctataatattttaatttgatatcacaTCCTCACCGTTCATGTTggttttatcaaatttgttgaATGGCTActtaataattatatcaaaagttttaaagttttttttttttttttgatattatatgtGAGAGAGAGATGGATTTCTCGGCTGGGTAATTTTAAAGTTCCGACTTTTGTAATTTTCCTCAttttaaaccttttattttattttcagttatTGCCTAAGTGACTTGCCGTTTTTATACCGTGTCCCTTCACATACCAAGAAAGAAAAGGCTCTGCAGAGAGCTTCCCAACAatcacagagagagagagagagagagacttacTGTTACAACAGCCGCTTCCTTGGAAGAGGTAGAAATTCTAAAATTACACTCGGTAAGGCCTCAGGGTACAAAGAATTCTTTGAAACAAATATACATCTTGTTCTTGGACTCGGCAAAGGAGAGCAAACCGAAGTTACATCTTCATTATCCCAAACTATATGTCATGAAACCATAGCAGATGCAActtctcttttgctttcaaGTTCTGCAAATAAGCATACATGTCCATTGAAATAACAGCAAGCCACCAGATACAAAAATCAGCCCCGACTCCCACCATGCATCTCATTAGTGTGTTCAGATTATGAGCATGCGTGGCTCTCCGTGCAAAGCCCTGGCCTTAGAGGACAAGCAAGGGGAGCCGTCGTGTTAGGGTCACCGGAAAATGTTTTAAGCAGAggaatgaaatttctaaaactcATCTGGGAGAAATGAATGAGGACGGGGGGGCAAGCCAGACACTTCAATAACAATCACGTTATTAGAAGCTCCATTGCTCAAACAAATGATAATATCACGAGGGAGAGATACAACTGATGGTGACAGCAGTAGATGCTTAACGCCACTACTGAACTTCAACCAAAAATATAAGTTGTAAGAACATTGGTGgacaaaaaaccaaaactctATTTCCCAATACTACAGACAAAtgtcaaaagattaaaaagaaaaaagaaaaaaatagaagcaatATCATTAATGTCCTGAGAACTATCCTCACTGACTCATGGTAGAAAAAGCATTACTGTTGAGTGTTGAGATCTTGTAACAACGATGTGGGGCAAAAATCCAAAACCCTACAGTTCTGTCTAGAGAAGTAGCTTTTGTGTACATTGAAGAAGACAGCCAGCTAAATGAGCTCCAGCACATGTCAAAAGAGAAATGCCAAGTAGAGATCATGTAGTTTTGAATTGTGTTTTAACTTGATCTCACACCAGCACCCTGCCTTGCCTTGATCATTCTTTTGAGCGTTGCCAGCCAGAAGTTACATTCGTCCCACTCACTTGTGGTAAGAAGCACCTGTTCCGAGCACATGAACAGAAAGAGTTATGGTGCTTGAAACTCACTTCAGGTTACCAGCACATATTAAAAGTGTCAAAACATAAATAGCTCTTAAGTAACACATGCCTGGATTTGTAGAGCTGAGCTAAAATCATTTCTGTCTAATGCCTGGCATAGCTGAACAAGCTTATCAGAAGCATTTTTTGAAATATCCCCACTGTTGAGTTTGGCAAACAAGGCACCTATTTTCCTTGAATTATCTTCAATTTCACGCCTCCTGGCTGGATTTGCACGGGCACCACCCAAAGCTTCTGATGTCTCGTTAAACAGTCTTGTCAATGTTACAATGACTGGTTTATGGTGAGCTGAAAAACgttattgaaataaatttggCAGTCAGTCACACATCATAGAAATCATTGTAGTATACAAACAAAGCATATAACCTCTGTTATCATCAAATGTCAGAAACCAAACTGGTTGGGATTCCAGCAGATTATTGATCCAGCCTAAACCaacatttaaatttcaaatgctCTGATAGCAATCATTTTCACTCATTTTAGTCATGCATGATTTCAAGTCTCAAACCATCTCTATATGCTACAACATCCATGGCAATTGATTGCTAGAACTGCCCATCAGTGAGGAACTGCAGCCTAAATGTTTGCTAATACATGACAATTATTATCACGGCCTTAAAGCTACTCAAAGATAAACTCAAATTATATAAGATAGACAGCCCTAGAGCAACCAAAAGCTTTCTAAAACTATTAGTAGATTAAAGTCAATAACCAAAGTAGATCTATTTTAGCAAAAGTGCAATTTTGTTTTGGCAATTACCAGGCACATTTGATGTATCGACTGTTTGCACAGTTGGTGGTGGAGCAGCGGGAGCCACAGCTGGTTGGACTGGTGCAGACTGAGTAGGACTAGGCGGCTGCATCAAACCAATTCCAGGTCTTTGAGCAACCCCTGCATGTACAGGCCTAAATCCCATCGGTGTTGGGCCAGGAGCAGCAACTTGTGGAATTCCGTGGCCAGGAATTGCACCCACCTGAGATGTAATAGGTCCTTGAGAACCAGTTGGGGGTTGTACAGGATTATAAGCAGAAGTAGCAGTTCCCTGAAACAAGCAAGCAAATTTTTTAGTGTATCACTCAGAAACATTAACACCAGATttgcaatccacagtaaaaacACAGACTGGATATAACTGAGAACCCAATGTGGGTTGCTGATACTGTTGTGCATTTCTTAGACTGGGAACATTTGCTGGAACGAAAGTCCTGGTGGCTTGTTGAGTACCAGCATGAGGTGCAGGTGGAGCAAAACTTGGCTGTAAGAAAAAAGGTGAAGTGATGAGTGGTAGTAACAAGTAGCACTAACTATTGACACAATTGTCGTTATCTATCCCAAAGAACAAAGAGAACATAATTCAAGCTTCAATCAACACATCTATATGCAAACAATCTCTTCCAGAAAAACTACAGTTTGAATGTCTTGGTACATAAAGGATATCACCAAGTCAGGAAATAAATCATATGTATATGCACTCAAATACGTCTGAACATGCAGGCGAACTATGTGATAAGTTATCTTTTACatcaaacaaaatcaagataaaGAAAACAGAATACCTGAGGTGCCTGAGGAGCAGAAGTTGGAACGAACATTTGGGGCTGTGGTGCAGGCTGATATGCTAGGGGCTGTGGTGCAGGCTGATAGGGAGTAGGAGCACCATATCCTCTTCCATATGAAGAGTCAATAGGTTGCTGATAATTTTCACTGTATGGACTGCCAGGAACACTCTGATGCATTTGTTGAGCTACTGctccctaaaaaataaacaagcatATAGTGGTCAATCATGTGAGCAACACATCACATTCTCTAGAAACAcgaattaaaacaaacaaaaaaaacatgaggaATGAAAAGCCAGAAAGTCCACCTGATAATAAGAATGAGAGGCATCAGCCACACCAAAACCAGACTGTTGGGCACCATAAACTGATCCAACTTGCTGTTGGCTGTTCTCAAAAGCTGGAGCCTTAGCTTCTTTTTCTGCATCAGAAATCAATTTCTTAATCTGATACCCAGTTTGAAGACAGCACTGATAGTGCAATAATGTCAGGGTCATGAGGCTATAGGAGAAGTTATGCTGGATTGTGTTAGTGCTGGATTCAATTGGAGGGCCTACTTTAACCACAGTATAGAAGAGCTCTTTCTTGTTTCAACTAAGAAACACTTCCTTTACCACAATACACCAGAGTTATTAAAAGATGTCATTATATGACCTGAACATGACTCAAACACCAGAAAAACACCTGACTCAACTTTGACCACACCAGATCAAGCAAAAAGAAGTTTTCACACAATCCATTTGCTTTGTCAGTTCACTAAGAATGAGCTACACCAGGGGTAAAGGAAACCCTGCACCAAATGGTATGGACAAGACTGAAAAGAAAAGCAGCGAGCTGAATGATACAGCTAACATAGCAGGCAGCAACTACAAATCAAGTATTTCTATTGGCAGGTCTCCATACTAGGTATTTAAACCTAAATTGCCCACTAGGATTGATAGAGGTTAAAGGGAACGAGATTGCAACATCGCAAGTTATACCACTTagtaaaagaatatatatatatcattgacAAAAATTTTGCTCCCTTTGTTTTCCCATTTCCTTTATTTTGTTTGGCTCAGTTTATatactcatattaaaaaatttaaaccaacaAAATAGTACTCGTAGATTTGGAATATTGAGATTGTGTTTTCAATGGCCATGATCTAGATAATATCCCATATTAATGTAACTGTTGTTGGAATATAAAATAATGGATGATCTCTCAACATCACAATGTCTGGAACTTGAGTGATAAACTACGATTAAGGATTGAAAACTGTGAAGTTTTATAATTCTGCATAAGAATTTTCAACAAATGACGTACCAGTTTCTGTGGAGAGAGCAATACGGTCTCTTAAGATTGTAAGTTCAGGAGACAATTCATCAGACCCTAAAAGTTTCAAGTACTCCAGCGCTGTTGTTAAAAGGCCCTGACTGGCTAAAATTTCAGCATACTTCTCAACAAGCTTGCACAAAGAGGCACTAAATTGCTTTTGGCCACTTGCCAGAGCAAGTACGATAGTCTTCTCCATCAAATCCTAGCCAAACAAGGAATATAAATCAAACTTCCACAATGACAAACATAAAATACTATTGAATTTCTACTTCACTGCAAGCTGACCTGAAGAAGATCAATGTACGATTTCCCTTCACTCTCGACTGTTAGACGCCTTGACCAAATTTCAACTGTTTTGTCAATATTGCCCGCACAGATATAACAAAGAGTCGCCGCCAATGTATTACCAGCAGCCATTAATTTTGAAGCAAGTGAATTGCATAGCATACTCCATTCCTCACTTGGTGCGAACTGTTATTTATGATGAAAGTAAATCATTATGGAGCAAAAACAGTGTCTTGCACATCTGTTTTAAGAAACATTTCCATGTGAAAACCTCTCCTCACCACAGGCTCGCATAAAATTCAAGTGTAAGAATTGCAGGGTTGAATATTTCATAATCAAAACGAACAGTTcagtccaaatataaaaattgaggtGTAAGAATATCTCCACTATTATCTGCAAATAAATGTCCAAGCAGGCACCACTTCATGCACAAAAATTTAATTCCGACAGAAATAACAAAAGACAACTAATCATCAATCAACAGTTAGATAATAACAACAGGATATCTTGCAGTAGTCATAAACAATTTACTACTGAATTccatcaatttttatatatgatattcACTTCTTCAGGATTTGAGGAGCTTACTGTACAAAGGAGTGCAAGAGTTTCTTTCCAGTATTTGAGTGACCTGGAGTTTACAAGGGTCATTAGATCATTGTTCACCATTGCAGAAACAATCTGAAAATGAAAACAGTTGACAGTGAGGTGACAACTTCTAACCAATTGATAATAGGGGAAAGAATACAACATTGCAATACAGATACATGTATTTGTGAATACATTAATGGCCTTggtgcaataaaaataaaaacataaaagggaaaaaaatgtaaGTTAAGCTACCTTCAAGTAAGGTGAAGAGTTCATTTTAAGATATTGGTCACGTGTCTTCTCCCACAATGAAGTGCCACCAACATGAGCAATAACTAAAGCATCAGCCATTTTATTTGCCGTTATGCACTGTGCAACAGCCTCTTTGTAGTCTCCCAGAACCAAAGCACGCTGTATACAATCATCAAATGATGGGTCTGCACTCTCCTCGGGTGTCTCTGTTTCTTGTGATATTTCTTCTGCGCTAGGAGCAGATTTCTCAAGACCAACATTATCACCAGAAGGTACCATAGAAGTATCAGCTTTGGGACTTGGAAGGTTGTTAAAAAAGTCTTCCCCGTCATCAGCAGAGAATATGGTGGCCTCTTGATTATTCTCATATCCCATTTCTTCGGCTGGCGTATCATCAAGCCGAATGGCATTTATTTCCCGGGTGAGATCGTCCTCCAGTATAGCATCTTTTTCTTCAACTGGTACGCTAAAACCAAGGTGGGAGAGCATCCTAGTTCTTGCGGTTCCATCTTCTTCAAACATAACCTTCAAGAAACCCCAAGTTTCTCGATCGTCCTCTGACCTGCCAGGATGATTGACCAGACAGGCAAAACAGttagttaatttatttgatgagggaaaaaaaaaagagtaattgaCTCTTTTTCTTGTCCTGAAAAGAAACGGATTGCTTAATATACAGATGCATACTCAGACTCTTGAGATTTTTTATCACATAAAGCCTTCAACAATGGCTTCTCCCCATTTTGTATGGCACTTTCAAATTCAGATGACCGACTCACCAAACTGTCTTCTGTAACTAAGTTATGCAAAAAAACCTGAGAGAAACACTGAAAAGAGTAAGTACAAAGGACAAGTTGACAATACATGAGAAAGAACAACTTCACCCAGAAAAGCTACCTCGGAAGCACCACCAGCAGATGACCTAGGGCGAAACGATACTAGCTTTCCTCCAAAGCCAAAAGAAACCCCAACCGGGCGCTTATACCATTTTGGAGCTCTTAATTTTCCTGTATAAGAAAGACAGTAAAATAGATATTCTGAAATGAAACTCAAAATAGAGTATACAGGCTTCAAAGcataaaagaaacacaaaatagtaaaaataaaaaaggaccaTATATGAAATGCTCAACTTTCAAAGTCCCGAAACCCTAACATGCTTGCAGGGGACACTAAAATGATACTCTATCCCACTCTTTCATTAGATAATCACTTGTATACTATTTcaatctcaaagaaaaaaattgaagatgcaaaGTAATCTTAATCATCTTTTAATGTTGATATATCAAGTAGGACATCTTAAGCTAAACACAAACAATAGCACCACTTAAACTAGCTTAGCTCAGTCAAACCTAAAACATTAAAACCATGCCTGGCTTGATACCAAGACATTATTTTATGGCGGTAAATGACcaaatagaaaaatttaaaaaattaatatagaagGAAGAAGTTGGTGGTGTAGGCCATCAGGCTCAAAGAACACATCCCGGCCAGGATTCATGGGCATGTTATTATTTcgaaaaagcaaattaaattgCTCCGGATCAACTGCTAAAGTTTATGGtaagattataataaattaCACAGAAAACAGATGACAAATTTGACAAGACCTCTTGTCTAATAAACTACATTACCTCTTCCAAAATCGCTCTCCCCAGCAATATATCGACTGCAACCCTGCAGAGAAAGATCCAAAACCAAAGACCTCTATAAtggaaatgaaatttatttttaaaatgacaaaGAAACCATATCGCATTTCTATAGACTTCTTTAATTTCCAAGTAAGCATTCCATTATACAACCTACTCTTCCAAGCCAACACTACAAAGTTTCAACCCAGagtatcatttctttttttttcttctttttttcttgaggTGCGACATAATTTTATCATGAGTGCATGTTTCCCTTCCCTTGGTACGTGCTGGCTCGCAAGAAGACAAGAAATTTGGTAGCAGCATGACACAAATGCTTACCTCAATGTTGTAAATGCCAATCTTTCCATCAAAAGAAGATGCTGATATAACTCCGGGCATCTTGGGATACCAGTGAACATCAAAGTTCCAGTTGGTGCCAGCCGGTAATTCACAGGCAATCTactccaaaattaaaaaataagcatcAACCAAGTTTAAGAAAAGCATAGGCAAGTGAGAgcttgcaaggaaaaaaaaaggaaaaaatattcaaattaaaataatctcataGCTACCAAAACTTATACGACTAAACTTATACTGCTGCAGTTGTACGAGTTTTGTAGCAGCAATTTCTTGCTGAGTTTATGtgataaatcaaatttttattcttaaaaagaaaaaaggcagaAAAACAAGACTGTTCGATTACCTCTCCAGTTACTGTGTTCCAGCAGATTGTTCGGTTATCTTTAGCGCAGGTAAGCAAATATGAGCTGTCATTGGGACACCATGACATTCCAATTACACCTGGTGTAACAAGAGATGAGTCATAAAAAATACTAAGCCGCAAATTGTCACTAAAGGTTTAAAAGAACAGAATTATTGAGCCTCAGTGTAAGAATCAGCCCATGGAATACTGCCAGGATAAGAAAGGAAGGAACATCGAGGATgaagatatttaattaaatatcacatAAAATGCAACCCTGATTGGTGCACAtacatgagaaaaataaaacatttgcaTTTTCTAGGTCAGAGATGATTTTTGTAACACAGCATATTTTTTCAGCCTCCACTATTACAAAGGATCACGAAATCAGAGAAGTTAAGACAATTGTTTCTAGTGAGCCTACTTGATTTTATACCACACAAACAAAGGAGAATGAAACAAAAAGAGAATCTGAAACTGCTATGAGTTATATAGAAATCCGTAAAACATctgcaaattaaaaattaagcagAAACAAGATCCAGGTAAGTTATGAATTTCTTCCCAGTCATTTTGTAGGTTTTGGGAGGAAAAGGATTCTGAAGTCTTGAGGGGTGCTTTGTCAGCTATGGTTTGGACTTTTGGAGTATTTGGGTCAAGCATAGCTGATGCATCTTCAAAAACTATCCTCTAAAAGCAGCTTTGTGGGATAGGATAGTATTTCTGGATTCTTTATGGTGTTCCCTCTCAAAAAGATGATAAAACACAAACATAGCCACACTATGTTTATGTTTGTCTTCTTTTTGTCTAtctatttttctctctcctcataacctaagaaaaaagagtttgaaatatcatattatGTTGTACCTTTTGTGTGTCCCACAAACTCCTTCACAGGTTCAAGCACGTTTCGCATATCCCAAAGCTGCAACCAAAAAGCATTATGAACTAGGAAACTCAATGGATATTAATACTTGAAAGAAAAACACTAGCAATAGTGAAGACATTACCCGCAGAGAAGGAGAGCTATCTTCATCTGATGCCACAACAAGCTGAGTGGCAACATCAGGATGCCACTGCAAAACAGTGCACCGCCTTCTAATTGAATCTCCAAAACTGTTTAAGTAGAGGTCTAAAATCAGTTTAGAAGGATAAAGATTTAAAAGATGGAATGGAGAAGGAATAGAAAGCAGAAACTTACGAAATCGCTGGTTTCTGCTTCTTTAGGTCCCAAACCACTGCAAATGAATGAAATGGTCAGCCTTCCAcactaaaagaaaataactatgTGATCAATGGTAAGTGAGGCCATTTTGCTATCTCACCAGTTATTCCATTGGAAGAAGTGGATGCTAATATATGTTGAACTCTGCAATTCCAAGAAACATAAGAAATTTCTCCTTGGGCAGCAGAACCAGTACCCTACATAAAGATCCCACCAGACACAGCacaaaaaacagagaaagaatcAGTAGGTACCAATAAGAGAGCAGGAAAGGGAGAGAAAAGGAGGTAGACAGGGATTCTTTAAGTTGAAACCCTACTGCTACTAGTCCGAGAAAACACTATAAAGAATTAGGCTTCCAGCAACaactaaaatcaatttaaaatttaaggaagTTCAAAAATAGAGAAGCACAAGCTTTCTTTGATAAGGGATGAAATCAAATTCTTGCCAGCCTCAAAATCTAACTCCTATTATAAATGCGGGCATTAAACTACAGATGATATCAAACTTGCCAGGTTTTCCCTCTTCCTTCCAAAACCACCCTACCTTAATAAATGGTGACACCCTATCTATTAGCCAAGTCAGTGGAGCGTATCCTGAGAAAGAAAAGACTTGGACAATAAAGTCTTACTGCTATTTGCAGAATGACCCCAGTTTGCATCTTCCAAAGGGTTAAACACCATTATCTCAACATCCTCATGTGAGATTCCAACCAGAGGCAGCGCATAATCAAGtccaaatatatatcaaaataccATGGACAACTCTCAAGCTAAAAGAGAGACATTCCCGAAAAGAGATTTCTATTCAGAAGCTTCCTTCAGTGCTTATGACAGGAGCTTAATTGTAGTTATGCTACAATGCATGCAAAACTCGGAAGGCAACAATGCCAGACAAAGGAAgagcacctttttttttttttttgggggggggggggggggggtgtggtTGCAAAGATTATGATATTACAGCAGCATTACAATTTATCAGTACGAAAATTTACCATCAAAGACTGGTACTTTGATAATTTAAGATTGTTTTGGGCTATGGAGGCATTTAGGTACAGTAATCCTTGTTATACTTCATCTCAATCCTAATACAATCATTTAGAAGCTTTTGATTGTTGAATTTAGATTTTCTGGTTGGGAAAATTATATTAGCCATGTTATTATGTACTTCTAGGTAAGCAGgcataaagaaacaaataattgGATTTTTTCAGCGCAAACAAACCTGTTGTCGCATGGTTTCAGTCCTTATCCAAACATTTTGAAGCTTTTACTTGTTAAATTTGGATTTTCTGCTTAGGAAAATTATATCGGTCCGTGTTATCTTTACTTCAAGGTAATGATGAAACATTAAAAATCTTCTACatcattttttctaaaaaatttgttGGATTCAAACACTACatagaaaagaaggaaaatgaagACTAAGTGTTGAGCAGTCAATACTTCCCTTCTTGGGCATACAGGTTCCTTATAGTTGGTTTGGTGGTGAAGAATAGACACTTAAGAAGGTACATAATTGAACAAACATTCCAGCAATGTGAGATGTCGGAGATTGTAAGGTTAATTTCCAAACACGGGTAACAATATTATACACCAATTTCCCTAGATTTTGTTTTAGGATTTATTGAAGTAATTAACAAACATCATACACCTCCAATCTCAT includes:
- the LOC133679091 gene encoding protein transport protein SEC31 homolog B-like, coding for MASIKSVNRSASVALAPDSPYMAAGTMAGAVDLSFSSSANLEIFKLDFQSEDHDLPVVGECQSSERFNRLAWGRNGSGSDAYGLGLIAGGLVDGNIDIWNPLSLISSEPSESALVSHLSRHKGPVRGLEFNSINPNLLASGADDGEICIWDLAAPAEPSHFPPLKGTGSAAQGEISYVSWNCRVQHILASTSSNGITVVWDLKKQKPAISFGDSIRRRCTVLQWHPDVATQLVVASDEDSSPSLRLWDMRNVLEPVKEFVGHTKGVIGMSWCPNDSSYLLTCAKDNRTICWNTVTGEIACELPAGTNWNFDVHWYPKMPGVISASSFDGKIGIYNIEGCSRYIAGESDFGRGKLRAPKWYKRPVGVSFGFGGKLVSFRPRSSAGGASEVFLHNLVTEDSLVSRSSEFESAIQNGEKPLLKALCDKKSQESESEDDRETWGFLKVMFEEDGTARTRMLSHLGFSVPVEEKDAILEDDLTREINAIRLDDTPAEEMGYENNQEATIFSADDGEDFFNNLPSPKADTSMVPSGDNVGLEKSAPSAEEISQETETPEESADPSFDDCIQRALVLGDYKEAVAQCITANKMADALVIAHVGGTSLWEKTRDQYLKMNSSPYLKIVSAMVNNDLMTLVNSRSLKYWKETLALLCTFAPSEEWSMLCNSLASKLMAAGNTLAATLCYICAGNIDKTVEIWSRRLTVESEGKSYIDLLQDLMEKTIVLALASGQKQFSASLCKLVEKYAEILASQGLLTTALEYLKLLGSDELSPELTILRDRIALSTETEKEAKAPAFENSQQQVGSVYGAQQSGFGVADASHSYYQGAVAQQMHQSVPGSPYSENYQQPIDSSYGRGYGAPTPYQPAPQPLAYQPAPQPQMFVPTSAPQAPQPSFAPPAPHAGTQQATRTFVPANVPSLRNAQQYQQPTLGSQLYPGTATSAYNPVQPPTGSQGPITSQVGAIPGHGIPQVAAPGPTPMGFRPVHAGVAQRPGIGLMQPPSPTQSAPVQPAVAPAAPPPTVQTVDTSNVPAHHKPVIVTLTRLFNETSEALGGARANPARRREIEDNSRKIGALFAKLNSGDISKNASDKLVQLCQALDRNDFSSALQIQVLLTTSEWDECNFWLATLKRMIKARQGAGVRSS